In Flammeovirgaceae bacterium 311, one DNA window encodes the following:
- a CDS encoding surface antigen (d15) (COG4775 Outer membrane protein/protective antigen OMA87) → MTRKYCFLRAFVRISVFFFTLVILQGCLGIKHLEENEYLLYNQQIEGNDKVSAEELNDFFRQEANVRTPLIPWAPYVSIYYLGEKFYNPDKLRRKREETEEKYNRRIAEAQEEGRDTRVARLQSKKESRIERINRNLEDGNMLMRIGEPVAVYDSSLAGQSADQMRQYLHNNGFFNAETSYSADTSGRKVTVTYQVEEQTGYTIDTAWIQISDQRIRNLLSNNSDQSYIVKGERYQQSNLAAERNRISDLLRDNGYYEFSQQYVEFNVDSTLEEHSVSIVTEILRPATRGYHKQFTIDSVVFVTDATVRGDFAGRTSQEVNGISYRFFEDKYSKRVLDNRVFLRPDSLYSRSRTLETQKQLSNLDNFRFININYDTSGGRFISYIYANPLKRFQMSQELGFTYSVGIPGPFYTTTWTMRNVFGGLENLEFNARAAVEGIPSPVNPSASFRSTQFGGNLSLIFPQFLFPLGSRQRNRFGHYNPKTRLLVGANFTDRQVFRRNTFNTSLNYTWQTERLRRENSYNRLYTFVPMDINIIRSSFNPPNPEDNEFYQQLLDWRDQGNPYIYSFNNSFVSSMYAFVVFNKNNYGTYTQESRYIRPYVESGGTTQNLINFSFLREAHAEGQSGLATYRFLKFSNDYRKYNPLSRNTSLAWRINAGVAIPYGDGNIDMEGNETKPTLPYEKFYFSGGSNSIRAFRPRRLGPGVYTPSPSQQVSGNTYTNLIEQPGEVLFEASIEHRHNIFGFLNGAIFLDAGNVWRLQKIDALPGSQFKIDEFYRQIALGTGYGFRLDFSFLIIRLDLGLKLFNPQSVKTLDDGSYDYSAGWIFDSNYGSRPQGGSFWDQDPIILNIGIGYPF, encoded by the coding sequence ATGACACGAAAATATTGTTTCTTACGGGCATTTGTCCGCATATCTGTTTTTTTCTTTACGCTGGTTATTTTACAGGGCTGCCTGGGCATAAAGCATCTGGAAGAAAACGAATACCTGCTCTACAATCAGCAAATTGAAGGAAATGATAAGGTCAGCGCGGAAGAACTAAATGATTTTTTCCGGCAGGAAGCCAATGTGCGCACCCCGCTTATACCCTGGGCTCCTTATGTAAGCATTTATTACCTGGGCGAAAAATTTTACAATCCTGATAAGTTACGCCGCAAACGGGAAGAAACAGAAGAGAAATATAATAGAAGAATAGCCGAAGCACAGGAAGAAGGAAGGGATACACGGGTAGCCAGGCTGCAAAGCAAAAAAGAATCAAGAATTGAACGGATTAACCGTAACCTGGAAGATGGCAATATGCTGATGCGTATTGGTGAACCGGTGGCAGTATACGACAGCTCCCTAGCCGGACAAAGTGCCGACCAGATGAGACAATACCTGCACAACAATGGCTTCTTTAATGCAGAAACCAGCTACTCTGCCGATACCAGTGGCCGTAAGGTTACGGTAACCTATCAGGTAGAGGAACAAACAGGCTATACCATAGACACTGCCTGGATACAGATCAGCGACCAGAGGATCAGGAATTTGCTTAGCAACAACAGCGATCAAAGCTATATTGTAAAGGGCGAGCGCTACCAGCAGTCCAATCTTGCCGCTGAACGCAACAGAATCAGTGATCTGCTACGCGACAACGGCTATTATGAATTTAGCCAGCAGTATGTGGAATTTAATGTTGATTCTACCCTGGAGGAACATAGTGTATCCATTGTAACAGAAATTTTAAGGCCTGCCACACGTGGGTACCATAAGCAGTTTACCATAGATTCCGTCGTTTTTGTAACAGACGCTACCGTTCGGGGAGATTTTGCAGGCAGAACCTCACAGGAAGTAAATGGCATCAGCTACCGTTTCTTTGAAGACAAATATTCTAAAAGGGTGCTGGACAACAGGGTATTTTTACGTCCCGACAGCCTTTACAGCAGGTCAAGAACCCTGGAAACGCAAAAGCAGCTTTCTAACCTTGATAATTTCAGGTTCATCAACATTAATTATGATACCAGCGGCGGCAGGTTTATCAGTTATATCTATGCCAATCCGCTTAAGCGCTTCCAGATGAGCCAGGAGCTTGGCTTTACCTACAGCGTAGGCATACCGGGCCCATTTTATACCACTACCTGGACCATGCGAAATGTTTTTGGAGGCCTGGAGAACCTGGAGTTTAATGCAAGGGCTGCAGTAGAAGGTATCCCCTCTCCGGTAAATCCCTCTGCTTCTTTCAGAAGCACTCAGTTTGGTGGTAACCTGTCCCTGATCTTTCCGCAGTTTCTGTTCCCGCTCGGTAGCCGCCAGCGAAACAGGTTTGGCCACTACAACCCAAAAACACGCTTGCTGGTTGGTGCCAACTTTACTGACCGGCAGGTTTTCAGACGGAATACTTTTAATACCTCGCTTAACTATACCTGGCAAACAGAAAGGCTACGCAGAGAAAACAGTTATAACCGTCTGTATACCTTTGTACCAATGGATATTAATATTATCCGCTCCAGCTTTAACCCACCCAATCCGGAAGACAACGAATTTTACCAGCAACTTCTGGACTGGCGCGACCAGGGCAACCCTTATATCTATTCATTCAACAACTCCTTCGTGAGCAGTATGTATGCTTTTGTTGTATTCAACAAAAACAACTACGGTACCTATACGCAGGAATCGCGCTACATTCGCCCCTATGTTGAGAGTGGCGGTACTACCCAGAACCTGATCAACTTTAGTTTTTTACGGGAAGCACATGCAGAAGGGCAAAGTGGGCTTGCCACCTACAGGTTTTTAAAATTCAGCAACGACTACCGTAAGTATAACCCCCTAAGCAGAAATACCTCCCTTGCCTGGCGGATAAATGCCGGGGTGGCCATACCCTATGGCGATGGCAATATTGATATGGAAGGGAATGAAACGAAACCTACCCTGCCTTACGAAAAATTCTATTTTTCTGGTGGCAGTAACAGCATCAGGGCATTCAGACCCAGGCGTTTAGGACCCGGCGTGTATACCCCCAGCCCTTCACAGCAGGTGAGCGGAAATACCTACACCAACCTGATTGAGCAACCTGGCGAAGTATTATTTGAAGCGAGCATAGAGCATCGTCATAACATCTTCGGTTTTTTGAATGGTGCCATCTTTTTAGATGCCGGTAATGTGTGGCGCCTACAGAAAATAGACGCACTGCCAGGCAGCCAGTTTAAGATTGATGAATTTTACCGCCAGATTGCACTTGGTACCGGTTACGGGTTTAGGCTGGATTTTTCATTCCTGATCATCAGGCTGGACCTTGGACTTAAGCTGTTTAACCCACAGAGTGTAAAAACACTGGATGATGGCTCCTACGACTACAGTGCCGGCTGGATCTTTGACAGCAATTATGGATCTAGACCCCAAGGAGGCAGCTTCTGGGATCAGGATCCCATTATTCTGAATATCGGTATTGGCTATCCTTTCTGA
- a CDS encoding small-conductance mechanosensitive channel (COG0668 Small-conductance mechanosensitive channel), with protein MDNFNVTLIADNLWELARLYIPKFVLAVLTLVIGLWLASKFTAMVRRALTARNIDPSLTPFLTSIIKIALVIMVLISVASMVGIETTSFVAVLGAAGLAIGLALQGSLSNFAGGVLILFLKPFRVGDVIEAQGVTASVTEIQIFHTYLRTFDFKVIILPNGNLANDKIINYSREKTRIVEWVFGISYSDNIDQAKNIIQEVVFNDPRVLNVDNPYINVLALADSSVNIRVRAEVLQENYWQFFFDMNEQVKKAFDAQGVTIPFPQRDVHLHQPKVKLQ; from the coding sequence ATGGATAATTTTAATGTAACTCTTATTGCCGATAACCTCTGGGAGCTGGCCCGGCTATACATTCCTAAATTTGTACTGGCCGTTCTTACCCTGGTAATTGGTCTTTGGCTTGCAAGCAAGTTCACAGCAATGGTACGCCGAGCCTTAACTGCACGCAATATCGATCCCTCCCTTACGCCTTTCTTAACCAGCATTATCAAAATAGCGCTGGTAATAATGGTGCTGATCAGCGTTGCCAGCATGGTAGGCATAGAAACTACCTCTTTTGTAGCGGTGCTGGGTGCTGCGGGCCTGGCGATAGGCTTAGCCCTGCAGGGAAGCTTGTCTAATTTTGCCGGCGGAGTCCTGATCCTGTTCCTGAAACCATTCCGGGTAGGCGATGTAATAGAAGCCCAGGGTGTTACTGCTTCCGTCACAGAGATCCAGATTTTCCATACTTACCTTAGAACTTTCGATTTCAAGGTGATCATCCTGCCGAACGGTAACCTGGCCAACGATAAAATCATTAATTACTCCCGTGAAAAAACCCGAATTGTAGAGTGGGTCTTTGGTATTAGCTATTCAGATAATATTGATCAGGCAAAAAATATAATACAGGAAGTGGTATTTAACGATCCTCGGGTGCTGAATGTTGACAACCCTTATATTAATGTACTGGCGCTGGCCGATAGTTCGGTGAACATTAGGGTAAGAGCAGAGGTGCTGCAGGAAAATTACTGGCAGTTCTTTTTTGATATGAATGAGCAGGTGAAAAAGGCTTTCGATGCACAGGGTGTTACCATTCCTTTCCCACAACGCGATGTGCATTTACATCAGCCAAAAGTTAAACTTCAGTAG
- a CDS encoding tRNA/rRNA methyltransferase SpoU (COG0566 rRNA methylases), protein MISKKLSSLIRSLHQKKYRKKENLFLVEGVKSVLELIQSGYSIKTLVATPMFLQEHLSFLKSADFEIAEAGAAEITALGTLQTNDAALAVVHMQEEQLLKAEAGEWALLLDDVGDPGNLGTIIRIADWYGIRKLICSETTVDFYNPKVIAASKGSFTRVSAHYTNLLHFLEGENKPVYGADLQGASVHTFAFPEAGYLLMGSESHGISQELGSKLAGRITIPAWGGAESLNVAIATAILCDNLRRSSSSQ, encoded by the coding sequence ATGATATCAAAAAAACTAAGCAGTTTAATTCGCTCTCTTCACCAAAAAAAATACCGTAAAAAAGAAAATCTATTTTTGGTTGAAGGGGTAAAAAGCGTGCTGGAACTTATACAATCCGGCTACAGCATAAAAACGCTTGTAGCTACTCCAATGTTTCTGCAGGAGCACCTGTCTTTCCTGAAGTCTGCTGATTTTGAGATAGCTGAAGCCGGCGCTGCCGAGATTACCGCACTGGGTACCCTGCAAACTAACGATGCCGCGCTGGCAGTAGTGCACATGCAGGAAGAACAGCTCCTGAAGGCAGAAGCGGGTGAATGGGCACTTTTGCTCGACGATGTAGGCGATCCCGGTAACTTAGGCACAATTATTCGCATAGCAGACTGGTATGGTATCCGGAAATTAATCTGTTCCGAAACTACAGTAGATTTTTATAATCCAAAAGTTATTGCAGCCTCCAAGGGATCTTTTACACGGGTAAGTGCCCATTATACAAACTTGTTGCATTTTCTGGAGGGGGAGAATAAACCCGTTTACGGAGCAGATCTTCAGGGTGCTTCGGTGCATACATTTGCATTTCCCGAAGCAGGTTACCTGCTCATGGGCAGCGAATCGCATGGAATTTCCCAGGAACTGGGCTCTAAATTAGCGGGCCGTATTACCATACCTGCCTGGGGTGGAGCAGAATCGCTCAATGTTGCCATCGCCACTGCTATTCTGTGCGATAACCTTCGCAGAAGCAGCTCTTCACAGTAA